Part of the Zea mays cultivar B73 chromosome 4, Zm-B73-REFERENCE-NAM-5.0, whole genome shotgun sequence genome is shown below.
TATAGTACTTAAGTTTAACATAACACTTTTTACTAAAGTTTAGTATGTATGAAACCAAATAGACATACTAAAAGAGCAGTGCTAAAGTTTAACACCTATTAACAAATTAGCTCTTCTTGCATGGCAAAGTTTAACACCTATTAGCAAATTAACTCTTCTCTTCTTTAGTACTACTATCCAAATAAAAGTAAAGTGATAAACTTTAACACTACTAATTTAGCATCTTACTAAATCTTACTAAAATTTAGTACATGTGATCCCAAACAGACCTTATAACGTTTttaactttttatttgaaccattTGCTATTTTGTTATTGACACGTCCcacaaattatagaaactgggccAAGAGTGGGGCTAAGACTAAGAGTGACAAAATATCGATTTTTTCCACCCCCACAGGCCACACCCAACCCAACCCAGAGCCCGAACTCTTCACGTCGCGTCGGCCGGCAATTGGCATTCCCACTGCGCCGCCGTCGGATCGACTGGGTCCTCGCCGCCGATGGGCTTCTTCCGCCGGATCGCCGGCTTCCTAGGCATCTCGCGGGACGACGCCGACCACCCGGACTCCCCGACCTCCGTCGGcggcgccgcggcggcggcggaactCCCTCATGACAGGGCGGCGGCGCACGGGGTGAGGCAGGGGTTCAGCGTCAAGGTTCCTGTCCATGTCGAGCGGCAGGTGCCCGTGCCCGTGCTGGTGCCCTGCCCGCAGGGGGACGGCGGCGTGCAGGTACCCTCGAGATTCCTTTCCCCTCTGCCATGATAGCCGTCGGTTGTACTTGTGCTCCGGAGTCAACGGTTATGGCCCCCTTTTCTTCTTTTCGTGGTGCTCGTGGCGTGCTGTTGCGCTAGTATCCGGTAGCTCCAAGGTATGGACTTGGACTTGCTGGTGGGATGACTCCCTGAATTGCGATGGGAGTTCGAGGCGTCGCTGAATTGATTATTGCTGGGCTTCGAGATTTCTCTTAGATAACCACATTAGCTACT
Proteins encoded:
- the LOC100273318 gene encoding uncharacterized protein LOC100273318, with translation MGFFRRIAGFLGISRDDADHPDSPTSVGGAAAAAELPHDRAAAHGVRQGFSVKVPVHVERQVPVPVLVPCPQGDGGVQGFRWYTRRLRIDEDGDVADEFLDEIIPEGSISNDKSARFQVKYNNKPAAVALRKQVIAVDGDIRHSLEHQGQLRWV